The genomic DNA CTTCCCCTCGCTGCGCGGGACCGTACCCGGCGGGACCAGGGTCACCCGGACGGAGATGCCGATCATGTCCTTGATGTCCCGTTTCAGCGTTTCCATCGTCTGCCGCGCCGTCTCCACGTCCTTCAGGACGTCCTGCACCTTCCCCAGGATGACGTCGGCGGCGGCCCTGCCCATGAACTCCTCGGTGACCTCGAGCCGGACCTCGACCTCGTCCATGCTCCCCTTGCGGTCGACCACGACCATGTAATGGGGCGACACTCCGGGGTGCCGGATCACGATCGACTCGATCTGCGAGGGGAAGAAGTTCACCCCCCGGATGATCAGCATGTCGTCGGTGCGCCCGCTGATCCTCTCCATCTTGACCAGGGTCCGCCCGCAGGCGCAGGGCTCGCCGGAGAGCCGGGTGATGTCCCGGGTGCGGTACCGCAGCAGCGGCTGCCCCTCGTTCCCGACGGTGGTGAGGACCAGCTCCCCCTGCTCCCCCTGGGGAAGCACCTCGCCGGTGTCGGGGTCGATGATCTCGGGGTAGAACCAGTCCTCGTTGATGTGGAGCCCGTTGCGGACCTCGTGGCACTCGAAGGAGACCCCCGGGCCGATGATCTCGGAGAGGCCGTACATGTCGCAGGCGGTGATTCCGAACCTCTCCTGGATCGCCTGCCGCATCGACTCGCTCCAGGGCTCGGCCCCGAACAGCCCGGTCCGGAGCCGAAGCTTCCGGAAGTCGACCCCCATCTGCTCCCCCACCTCGTGCAGGTGCATCAGGAACGAGGGGGTGGAGGTGACGACGGTGCTGCCGAAGTCCTGCATCAGCATGATCTGCCGCTGGCTGTTTCCCCCGGACATCGGGAGCACCGCGGCCCCGACCCGCATCGCCCCGTAGTGGGTCCCCAGGCCGCCGGTGAAGAGGCCGTACCCGTAGATGTTCTGGACGATGTCCGTTTTCCCGATGCCGGCGCCGGTGCAGGCCCGGGCCATCACCTCGGTCCAGAGCTCGATGTCGTTCCGGGTGTAGCCGACCACGACCGGCTTCCCGGTGGTGCCGGAGGTGGCGTGGAACTCGACGATCTCCTCCAGGGGGGCGGTGAAGAACCCGAAGGGATAATGGTCCCGGATCTGCTGCTTGACGGTGAAGGGGATCCTCCGGATGTCGTCCAGAGACCGGATGTCGTCCGGCGCCACCTTCATCCCGTCGAGCGTCTTCCGGTACACCGCGTTCCGGTCATAGACGTACCGGACCGTTTTCTGCAGCCGCCCGAGCTGGATCCGCCCCATCTCGCCGCGGTCGACCGTCTCCACGGTGCTCCAGGCCATCGCCCAGTCTCTCCCTTTCCCCAGGTTTTCGTCCGGCCGCCGGAGCGGCCTACTTCGCG from Deltaproteobacteria bacterium GWC2_65_14 includes the following:
- a CDS encoding phenylacetate--CoA ligase — encoded protein: MAWSTVETVDRGEMGRIQLGRLQKTVRYVYDRNAVYRKTLDGMKVAPDDIRSLDDIRRIPFTVKQQIRDHYPFGFFTAPLEEIVEFHATSGTTGKPVVVGYTRNDIELWTEVMARACTGAGIGKTDIVQNIYGYGLFTGGLGTHYGAMRVGAAVLPMSGGNSQRQIMLMQDFGSTVVTSTPSFLMHLHEVGEQMGVDFRKLRLRTGLFGAEPWSESMRQAIQERFGITACDMYGLSEIIGPGVSFECHEVRNGLHINEDWFYPEIIDPDTGEVLPQGEQGELVLTTVGNEGQPLLRYRTRDITRLSGEPCACGRTLVKMERISGRTDDMLIIRGVNFFPSQIESIVIRHPGVSPHYMVVVDRKGSMDEVEVRLEVTEEFMGRAAADVILGKVQDVLKDVETARQTMETLKRDIKDMIGISVRVTLVPPGTVPRSEGK